The following coding sequences are from one Ramlibacter henchirensis window:
- a CDS encoding Bug family tripartite tricarboxylate transporter substrate binding protein, with protein sequence MRDSRSLYGPRRALLATALAAGLLSSPIAFAQGATGSWPSKPIRVVVNFPPGGAADQLARAVGQPLSEALGQPVVVENRGGANGNIGGEVVAKSAPDGYTLLMSSGGMVSVNPHLYAKMPFDPAKDLVPVAAAARVAVYLMAKPSLPPANVKEFIQYVKANPGKLSFGSPGNGSSPHLAAEMMKSQAGLFAVHVPYRGAAPALQDLLAGQIDFYFDPGIGLQHAKTGRLKLLAVGSMKRSPLFPDVPTLHEVGLKNFDADTVFGFYAPAGTPPEIVNRLNTEINKVLRTKPIQDRIVAMGGEALPISPAEFGAKAMEDSKRFGAIIKERKIAAD encoded by the coding sequence ATGCGTGATTCCCGCTCCCTCTACGGCCCGCGCCGTGCGCTGCTGGCCACCGCCCTGGCCGCAGGCCTGCTGTCATCGCCGATCGCGTTCGCGCAGGGCGCCACGGGGTCGTGGCCCAGCAAGCCGATCCGGGTGGTGGTGAACTTCCCGCCGGGCGGCGCGGCCGACCAGCTGGCTCGCGCGGTCGGCCAGCCGCTGTCGGAAGCGCTCGGCCAGCCTGTCGTGGTGGAGAACCGCGGCGGCGCCAATGGCAACATCGGCGGCGAAGTGGTCGCCAAGAGCGCGCCGGACGGCTACACGCTGCTCATGAGCTCCGGCGGCATGGTCTCGGTCAATCCGCACCTGTACGCGAAGATGCCGTTCGATCCCGCCAAGGACCTGGTGCCGGTGGCTGCCGCCGCGCGCGTGGCGGTGTACCTGATGGCCAAGCCTTCGCTGCCGCCTGCCAACGTCAAGGAGTTCATCCAGTACGTGAAGGCCAATCCCGGCAAGCTCTCGTTCGGCTCGCCGGGCAACGGCAGCTCGCCGCACCTCGCGGCCGAGATGATGAAGAGCCAGGCCGGCCTGTTCGCCGTGCACGTGCCGTACCGCGGCGCGGCACCCGCGCTGCAGGACCTGCTGGCCGGCCAGATCGACTTCTATTTCGACCCCGGCATCGGCCTGCAGCATGCGAAGACCGGCCGGCTCAAGCTGCTGGCCGTCGGCAGCATGAAGCGTTCGCCGCTGTTCCCCGACGTGCCAACGCTGCACGAGGTCGGACTGAAGAACTTCGATGCCGACACGGTGTTCGGCTTCTACGCTCCCGCCGGCACGCCGCCGGAGATCGTCAACCGCCTCAACACCGAGATCAACAAGGTGCTGCGGACCAAGCCGATCCAGGACCGCATCGTCGCGATGGGCGGCGAGGCCCTGCCGATCTCGCCGGCCGAGTTCGGCGCAAAGGCGATGGAAGACTCCAAGCGATTCGGAGCCATCATCAAGGAACGCAAGATCGCGGCGGATTGA
- a CDS encoding indolepyruvate oxidoreductase subunit beta family protein yields MNDKHPITLLVCALGGEGGGVLTEWLVETARLAGYAAQATSIPGVAQRTGATTYYLEVFPVPLAELGGRKPVFSLSPVPGALDALVSSELLETARQIGNGMTAPDRTRVLSSTARLLTTHERMQMGDGRTDPAELLKLVQAFSREHQVFDMNAVARECGTVVSSVLLGAIAGCGLLPFERRFYEEAVRGGVPHEKANASAVASLRGFARAFELVAQQRQQAAFVSKVLEEKALDSRLRGNDGKATAGKDPVIPAEAGIQGFPEPVREMYALGYARLVEYQDRAYANLYTKRLQSVLDAEREADPAGANAFAITREMARWLALWMAFDDIVRVADLKSRATRWERVRGEVKPLQDDLLKVYDHFKPGVPEFAALLPTSLAQRLVKWDRRRIASGREPWAMPLKVGTHTAGGMLALRTLAGLKWLRVRGSRFALEQQMIGRWLEGVLQGTRRSWALGHEIALCGRLIKGYGSTNERGKENLLHVLDHLAVLPEAATATRAIADARAAALADDAGRALDATLLQHGAPAREVKPQPIRFIRKPAASRTAA; encoded by the coding sequence ATGAACGACAAGCACCCCATCACCCTGCTGGTCTGCGCCCTAGGCGGCGAAGGCGGCGGCGTGCTCACCGAATGGCTGGTGGAGACCGCGCGCCTGGCCGGCTACGCGGCGCAGGCCACGTCGATCCCCGGCGTTGCGCAACGCACCGGCGCGACCACCTACTACCTCGAAGTCTTCCCGGTGCCGCTGGCCGAGCTGGGCGGACGCAAGCCGGTGTTCAGCCTGAGCCCGGTGCCCGGCGCGCTGGATGCGCTGGTCTCGTCGGAGCTGCTGGAGACCGCGCGCCAGATCGGCAACGGCATGACGGCGCCCGATCGGACGCGCGTGCTCAGTTCCACCGCGCGACTGCTCACCACGCACGAACGCATGCAGATGGGCGACGGTCGCACCGACCCGGCCGAGCTGCTGAAGCTGGTGCAGGCGTTCAGCCGCGAGCACCAGGTGTTCGACATGAACGCCGTCGCGCGTGAATGCGGCACGGTGGTCAGCTCCGTGCTGCTGGGCGCGATCGCCGGCTGCGGGCTGCTGCCGTTCGAGCGGCGCTTCTATGAAGAGGCGGTGCGCGGCGGCGTGCCGCATGAGAAGGCGAATGCTTCGGCGGTGGCGAGCCTGCGGGGGTTTGCGCGGGCGTTTGAGCTGGTCGCACAACAGCGGCAACAGGCCGCCTTCGTTTCGAAGGTGCTGGAAGAGAAAGCACTGGATTCCCGCCTTCGCGGGAATGACGGCAAGGCCACGGCCGGGAAGGACCCCGTCATCCCCGCGGAGGCGGGGATCCAGGGCTTCCCCGAGCCCGTGCGTGAGATGTACGCGCTCGGCTACGCCCGCCTCGTCGAATACCAGGACCGCGCGTACGCAAACCTGTATACGAAGCGCCTGCAATCCGTGCTGGACGCCGAGCGCGAGGCCGATCCCGCCGGCGCGAACGCCTTCGCCATCACCCGCGAAATGGCCCGCTGGCTCGCCTTGTGGATGGCCTTCGACGACATCGTGCGGGTGGCCGACCTGAAGAGCCGCGCCACCCGGTGGGAGCGCGTGCGCGGCGAAGTCAAGCCGCTGCAGGACGACCTGCTCAAGGTCTACGACCACTTCAAGCCCGGCGTGCCCGAGTTCGCCGCGCTGCTGCCGACTTCGCTCGCGCAGCGCCTGGTCAAGTGGGACCGGCGCCGCATCGCTTCGGGCCGCGAGCCCTGGGCGATGCCGCTGAAGGTCGGCACGCACACGGCCGGCGGCATGCTGGCGCTGCGCACGCTCGCGGGCCTCAAGTGGCTGCGCGTGCGCGGCAGCCGCTTCGCGCTGGAGCAGCAGATGATCGGCCGCTGGCTCGAGGGCGTGCTGCAGGGCACGCGGCGCAGCTGGGCGCTGGGCCACGAGATCGCGCTGTGCGGCCGGCTGATCAAGGGCTACGGCTCGACCAACGAGCGCGGCAAGGAGAACCTGCTGCACGTGCTGGACCACCTCGCCGTCCTCCCCGAAGCCGCCACGGCCACGCGCGCGATCGCCGATGCGCGCGCCGCCGCCCTGGCCGACGACGCGGGCCGTGCGCTCGATGCAACGCTGCTGCAGCACGGCGCGCCGGCGCGGGAAGTGAAGCCGCAGCCGATCCGGTTCATCCGCAAGCCCGCGGCGTCGCGGACCGCCGCATGA
- a CDS encoding indolepyruvate ferredoxin oxidoreductase subunit alpha: MEVSFSKEIELLRKKRGEVFHGEGILAITKALLQSGVAYVGGYQGAPVSHLLDVMVQAKPYLDELGVHVEACSNEASAAAMLGASIHYPLRGAVTWKSIVGTNVASDALSNLSSPGVKGGALIVVGEDYGEGASVIQERTHAYALKSTMCLLDPRPDLPQMVNMVEHGFRLSEASNMPAILELRIRACHVRGSFEARDNVPPAVSTRQLMENPAAFDYMRLAHPPVTFRHEKLKAEERIPAARRYIVENKLNELMAGKHGDVGIIVQGGLYNALIRSLQQLGLADAFGASDIPLLVLNVTYPLVPEQVADFCAGKRAVLVVEEGQPEYIEQEIATHLRRRDLQTRLHGKDLLPSGGEYTVEVLAQGLTQFASSYLPGEGPESAKRWLTSNRERREAAAKLLDTPLPARPPSFCIGCPERPVFAALKLAQQQMGPVHVAADIGCHAFGTFEPFSMGHSILGYGMSLASRAGVSPMMQKRTLAIMGDGGFWHNGLLTGVQSALFNGDDAVLLIFKNGYTSATGTQEIISTPGEDAKFDGDKSRSLAHTNKTIESTLQGLGVKWMRTVHTYEVETMRRTLIEAFTSDFNGLKVIVAEGECQLERQRRIKPWIAGLLKKGKRVVRVKYGVDEDVCNGDHACIRLSGCPTLTLKDNPDPLKVDPVATVVDGCVGCGLCGANAHAATLCPSFYRAEVVQNPRWHERLVHSLRGAVVRALQPA, translated from the coding sequence TTGGAAGTCTCATTCAGCAAGGAAATCGAACTCCTGCGCAAGAAGCGCGGCGAGGTGTTCCACGGCGAGGGCATCCTCGCCATCACCAAGGCGCTGCTGCAGTCCGGCGTCGCCTACGTGGGCGGCTACCAGGGCGCGCCGGTGTCGCACCTGCTGGACGTGATGGTCCAGGCCAAGCCCTACCTCGACGAGCTGGGCGTGCACGTGGAAGCGTGCTCGAACGAAGCCTCGGCCGCCGCCATGCTGGGCGCGTCCATCCACTACCCGTTGCGCGGGGCGGTGACCTGGAAGTCCATCGTCGGCACCAACGTGGCGTCGGACGCGCTGTCGAACCTGTCGTCCCCCGGCGTGAAAGGCGGTGCGTTGATCGTCGTCGGCGAGGACTACGGCGAAGGCGCCTCGGTGATCCAGGAGCGCACGCACGCCTACGCACTCAAGTCCACCATGTGCCTGCTGGACCCCCGGCCGGACCTGCCGCAGATGGTGAACATGGTGGAGCACGGCTTCCGGCTTTCGGAAGCGTCCAACATGCCGGCGATCCTGGAGCTGCGCATCCGCGCCTGCCACGTGCGCGGCAGCTTCGAGGCCCGGGACAACGTGCCGCCGGCGGTGTCCACGCGCCAGCTGATGGAGAACCCGGCGGCCTTCGACTACATGCGCCTGGCCCACCCGCCGGTGACCTTCCGGCACGAGAAGCTCAAGGCCGAGGAGCGCATCCCGGCCGCGCGCCGCTACATCGTGGAGAACAAGCTCAACGAGCTGATGGCGGGCAAGCACGGCGACGTCGGCATCATCGTGCAGGGAGGCCTCTACAACGCGCTGATCCGCAGCCTGCAGCAGCTGGGCCTGGCGGATGCGTTCGGCGCCAGCGACATTCCGCTGCTGGTGCTCAACGTCACGTATCCGCTGGTGCCCGAACAGGTCGCCGACTTCTGCGCCGGCAAGCGCGCGGTTCTGGTCGTCGAGGAAGGCCAGCCCGAATACATCGAGCAGGAGATCGCGACCCACCTGCGGCGGCGCGACCTGCAGACCCGGCTGCACGGCAAGGACCTGCTGCCCTCGGGCGGCGAGTACACGGTCGAAGTGCTGGCGCAGGGCCTGACGCAATTCGCATCGAGCTACCTGCCGGGCGAAGGGCCCGAATCGGCCAAGCGCTGGCTCACCTCGAACCGCGAAAGGCGCGAAGCCGCCGCGAAGCTGCTGGACACGCCGCTGCCCGCGCGTCCGCCGAGCTTCTGCATCGGCTGCCCCGAGCGCCCGGTGTTCGCTGCGCTCAAGCTCGCGCAGCAGCAGATGGGGCCGGTGCACGTCGCCGCCGACATCGGCTGCCACGCCTTCGGCACCTTCGAGCCCTTCTCGATGGGCCACTCCATCCTGGGCTACGGCATGAGCCTGGCCAGCCGCGCCGGCGTGTCGCCGATGATGCAGAAGCGCACGCTGGCCATCATGGGCGACGGCGGCTTCTGGCACAACGGCCTGCTCACCGGCGTGCAGAGCGCCCTCTTCAACGGGGACGACGCGGTGCTGCTGATCTTCAAGAACGGCTACACCTCGGCCACCGGAACGCAGGAGATCATCTCCACGCCGGGGGAGGACGCCAAGTTCGACGGCGACAAGTCGCGCAGCCTGGCCCACACCAACAAGACCATCGAGTCGACGCTGCAGGGCCTGGGCGTGAAGTGGATGCGCACGGTGCACACCTACGAGGTGGAGACGATGCGCCGCACGCTGATCGAGGCGTTCACCAGCGACTTCAACGGCCTGAAGGTGATCGTGGCGGAAGGCGAATGCCAGCTGGAGCGGCAGCGCCGCATCAAGCCCTGGATCGCGGGCCTGCTGAAGAAAGGCAAGCGCGTGGTGCGCGTGAAGTACGGCGTGGACGAGGACGTGTGCAACGGCGACCACGCCTGCATCCGGCTCTCGGGCTGTCCGACGCTCACGCTCAAGGACAACCCCGATCCGCTGAAGGTCGACCCGGTCGCCACCGTCGTCGACGGTTGCGTGGGCTGCGGCCTGTGCGGCGCGAACGCGCATGCGGCCACCCTGTGCCCGAGCTTCTACCGCGCCGAGGTCGTGCAGAACCCGCGCTGGCACGAGCGCCTTGTCCATTCCCTGCGAGGCGCCGTCGTGCGCGCGCTGCAACCCGCCTGA
- a CDS encoding LysR family transcriptional regulator, with protein MHLNDVDLNLLRLFDAVYRARSVSRAADRLGLTQPAASQGLTRLRTLIRDPLFMRAAGGVQPTPKAERLAPAVASALATLELALGESAGFDPAAAQRTFRIHMSDIGEGRFLPELMVALREEAPGVRIETLPLPREQITDALDSGRIDFAFGFLPAVRDTQRTELLRDRYIVLLREGHPFTRKRRAGAALLHAMRELEYVNVRTHADTLRILQRLRVEDRLRLTTEHFMVLPAIVRATDLAVVMPRNIALGFAAQGGYAIVEPPVAGRDFTVSLHWSRRFEADPGNAWLRGRIEALFREGE; from the coding sequence ATGCATCTCAACGACGTCGACCTCAACCTGCTTCGGCTGTTCGACGCCGTCTACCGCGCGCGCAGCGTCAGCCGCGCGGCCGACCGGCTGGGCCTGACGCAACCGGCGGCCAGCCAGGGCCTGACGCGCCTGCGCACGCTCATCCGTGATCCGCTCTTCATGCGTGCCGCGGGCGGCGTGCAGCCCACGCCCAAGGCCGAGCGACTGGCGCCCGCGGTCGCCAGCGCCCTCGCCACGCTGGAGCTGGCCCTGGGCGAATCGGCCGGGTTCGATCCGGCGGCCGCGCAGCGAACCTTCCGCATCCACATGAGCGACATCGGCGAGGGCCGCTTCCTGCCGGAGCTCATGGTCGCGCTGCGCGAGGAGGCCCCCGGCGTGCGCATCGAGACACTGCCGCTGCCGCGCGAGCAGATCACGGATGCGCTGGACTCGGGCCGCATCGATTTCGCCTTCGGCTTCCTCCCGGCGGTGCGCGACACGCAGCGCACCGAGCTCCTGCGCGACCGCTACATCGTGCTGCTGCGCGAAGGGCATCCGTTCACCCGCAAGCGCCGCGCGGGCGCGGCCCTGCTGCACGCGATGCGCGAACTGGAATACGTCAACGTGCGGACCCACGCCGACACGCTGCGGATCCTGCAGCGCCTGCGGGTGGAGGACCGCCTGCGCCTGACCACCGAGCACTTCATGGTGCTGCCCGCGATCGTGCGCGCGACCGACCTCGCGGTGGTGATGCCGCGCAACATCGCGCTGGGCTTCGCGGCGCAGGGCGGCTACGCCATCGTCGAGCCGCCGGTGGCCGGGCGCGACTTCACCGTCTCGCTGCACTGGAGCCGCCGCTTCGAGGCCGACCCCGGCAATGCCTGGCTGCGTGGGCGGATCGAGGCCCTGTTCCGCGAAGGCGAGTGA
- a CDS encoding alpha/beta hydrolase family protein yields MTAPQLELAVIDVKPGAAMESQSGLQLLRPRIYGAWTEPVGPKKVAAIVMHPASNFMGHYLLAPLAERGVACMGLNSRYAGNDTLLLMERVIQDLGAGVHFLHGQGYDKVVLVGNSGGASLAAFYQAQAENLTIDRMLDGDPAGLSPQDLPPVQGLALCAAHEGRSHLMRRWIDPSVFDEADPLSANPDLDMYDPANGPPYPPQFLARFQEAQQGRLARIDHWVQERLAVLRGLKAPGSPRDQVFVIHRTHADPRCLDLSLDPNDREVGSVWGVGAAGARAVNYAASQMGRITSLTAFLSQWSPRSRADGPGNLAKTSVPVLLHTYTADQSTFPSTRDAWLSAARGRIRNIDVKGGNHYLAGQPKLVEQVADEMAAWMKAL; encoded by the coding sequence ATGACCGCACCGCAGCTGGAACTGGCCGTCATCGACGTCAAGCCGGGCGCCGCCATGGAAAGCCAGTCGGGCCTGCAGCTGCTGCGCCCGCGCATCTACGGCGCCTGGACCGAGCCCGTGGGCCCGAAGAAGGTGGCCGCGATCGTCATGCACCCGGCCAGCAACTTCATGGGGCACTACCTGCTCGCGCCGCTGGCCGAGCGCGGTGTGGCCTGCATGGGATTGAACTCGCGGTATGCGGGCAACGACACGCTGCTGCTGATGGAGCGGGTGATCCAGGACCTGGGCGCGGGCGTGCACTTCCTGCACGGGCAGGGCTACGACAAGGTGGTGCTGGTGGGCAATTCCGGTGGCGCCTCGCTCGCGGCCTTCTACCAGGCGCAGGCCGAGAACCTCACCATCGACCGCATGCTCGATGGCGACCCGGCCGGCCTGTCACCGCAGGACCTGCCGCCGGTCCAGGGGCTCGCGCTGTGCGCGGCGCACGAGGGACGCTCGCACCTGATGCGCCGCTGGATCGACCCTTCCGTGTTCGACGAGGCCGATCCGCTTTCGGCCAACCCCGACCTGGACATGTACGACCCGGCCAACGGGCCGCCGTATCCGCCGCAGTTCCTGGCGCGCTTCCAGGAGGCGCAGCAGGGGCGCCTGGCGCGCATCGACCACTGGGTGCAGGAGCGGCTGGCGGTGCTGCGCGGCCTGAAGGCGCCGGGCAGCCCGCGCGACCAGGTGTTCGTCATCCACCGCACTCACGCCGACCCGCGGTGCCTCGATCTTTCACTCGATCCGAACGACCGCGAGGTGGGCAGCGTGTGGGGTGTGGGAGCCGCGGGCGCGCGTGCGGTCAACTACGCGGCCAGCCAGATGGGACGCATCACGTCGCTGACCGCATTCCTGTCGCAGTGGTCGCCGCGCAGCCGCGCCGATGGTCCCGGCAATCTCGCGAAGACCTCGGTGCCGGTGCTGCTGCACACGTACACCGCGGACCAATCGACCTTCCCGAGCACGCGCGACGCGTGGTTGTCGGCGGCGCGCGGCCGCATCCGCAACATCGACGTGAAGGGCGGCAACCACTACCTCGCGGGGCAGCCGAAACTGGTGGAGCAGGTGGCGGACGAAATGGCCGCGTGGATGAAGGCGCTCTAG
- the xdhB gene encoding xanthine dehydrogenase molybdopterin binding subunit yields MNAREDEFTSATGGGPAGTADAGERNLAPATRSPHAPASPQPAMGRSRPHESARAQVAGAATYVDDIPEVKGTLHAAPILSTVAHGRLRGVDTRASEAMPGVRGVLLARDIPGDPILATFVHDEPIFAIEEVRHVGQVIGLVVADTVMEARRAARQVKLDIEPLPAVLDVRQAHGAQSYVLPPVVVRRGEPEQALASAKHRLSGQLEVGGQEHFYLEGQVAYALPLEQNQWWIHSSTQHPGEVQHWVAHALGLENNAITVECRRMGGGFGGKETQAGHMAVWAALAARKLRCPVKLRLDRDDDFMVTGKRHPFAYDWDAGFDDHGRLTALKVTMLANCGFSADLSGPVADRAIFHTDNAYYLSDVEIASYRCRTNTQSHTAFRGFGGPQGVILIEAILGDIARHLGRDPLDVRKANLYGVGERDITHYQMKVEDNILDPLISQLERDCGYRRRRLEIAAWNAKSPVIKRGLAITPVKFGISFTATFFNQAGALVHVFTDGSVQVNHGGTEMGQGLHTKVMQVVADELGVPFERVRCTPTETGKVPNASATAASSGTDLNGRAAQFAARNVRDNLAAFVSGLDGCGAGAVVFRAGQVISPKSTRSFDEVVKAAYANRIQLWSDGFYRTPKIHYDKVTLTGRPFFYFAYGAACSEVAIDTLTGESRLLKVDILHDVGASLNPAIDIGQIEGGFIQGVGWLTTEQLVWNDKGALSTHAPSTYKIPATGDVPEHFRIALWHEGNREDNVGGSKAVGEPPFMLAISAWEALRDAVAQARGDGQAPLVAPATAENVLHALMST; encoded by the coding sequence ATGAACGCGCGCGAAGACGAATTCACTTCCGCCACCGGCGGCGGCCCGGCCGGCACCGCCGACGCGGGCGAGCGCAACCTGGCACCCGCGACCCGCTCGCCGCATGCCCCCGCTTCGCCGCAACCCGCGATGGGCCGCTCGCGTCCGCACGAAAGCGCGCGGGCCCAGGTGGCGGGCGCCGCCACCTACGTCGACGACATCCCGGAAGTGAAAGGCACGCTGCACGCGGCGCCGATCCTGTCCACCGTCGCGCACGGCCGCCTGCGCGGCGTCGACACGCGCGCGTCCGAGGCGATGCCCGGCGTGCGCGGCGTGCTGCTGGCGCGGGACATCCCGGGCGATCCCATCCTCGCCACCTTCGTCCACGACGAGCCGATCTTCGCCATCGAGGAAGTGCGCCACGTCGGCCAGGTGATCGGCCTGGTGGTCGCGGACACCGTGATGGAAGCGCGACGCGCGGCGCGGCAGGTCAAGCTCGATATCGAGCCGCTGCCCGCGGTGCTCGACGTGCGCCAGGCGCACGGGGCACAGAGCTACGTGCTGCCGCCGGTGGTCGTGCGGCGCGGCGAGCCGGAGCAGGCGCTTGCATCCGCGAAGCACCGCCTTTCCGGTCAGCTGGAGGTGGGCGGGCAGGAACACTTCTATCTCGAGGGCCAGGTCGCCTACGCGCTGCCGCTGGAGCAGAACCAGTGGTGGATCCACTCCAGCACGCAGCATCCGGGCGAAGTGCAGCACTGGGTGGCGCATGCGCTCGGGCTGGAGAACAACGCCATTACAGTCGAATGCCGTCGCATGGGCGGCGGATTCGGCGGCAAGGAGACGCAGGCCGGCCACATGGCCGTGTGGGCCGCGCTCGCGGCGCGCAAGCTCAGATGCCCGGTGAAGCTGCGCCTGGACCGTGACGACGACTTCATGGTGACGGGCAAGCGCCACCCGTTCGCCTACGACTGGGACGCGGGCTTCGACGACCACGGCCGTCTCACCGCGCTCAAGGTGACGATGCTGGCCAACTGCGGCTTCTCCGCAGACCTCTCGGGCCCGGTGGCCGACCGCGCGATCTTCCACACCGACAACGCGTACTACTTGTCGGACGTGGAGATCGCCTCCTACCGCTGCCGCACGAACACGCAGAGCCACACCGCGTTCCGCGGCTTCGGCGGTCCGCAGGGCGTGATCCTGATCGAGGCGATCCTGGGCGACATCGCGCGGCACCTGGGCCGCGATCCGCTGGACGTGCGCAAGGCGAACCTCTACGGCGTGGGCGAGCGGGACATCACGCACTACCAGATGAAGGTCGAGGACAACATCCTCGATCCGCTGATCTCGCAGCTCGAGCGCGACTGCGGCTACCGCCGGCGCCGGCTGGAGATCGCCGCCTGGAACGCGAAGAGCCCGGTCATCAAGCGTGGGCTGGCGATCACTCCGGTCAAGTTCGGCATCAGCTTCACCGCCACCTTCTTCAACCAGGCCGGCGCGCTGGTCCACGTGTTCACGGACGGCAGCGTGCAGGTCAACCACGGCGGGACGGAGATGGGCCAAGGCCTGCACACCAAGGTGATGCAGGTCGTGGCCGACGAGCTGGGCGTGCCCTTCGAGCGCGTGCGCTGCACGCCCACCGAGACCGGCAAGGTGCCCAACGCATCCGCGACGGCCGCTTCCAGCGGCACCGACCTGAACGGCCGCGCGGCGCAGTTCGCCGCGCGCAACGTGCGCGACAACCTCGCGGCCTTCGTGTCGGGGCTGGACGGCTGCGGCGCGGGGGCGGTGGTCTTCCGTGCGGGCCAGGTGATCTCACCCAAGTCCACGCGCAGCTTCGACGAGGTGGTGAAGGCCGCCTACGCCAACCGCATCCAGCTGTGGAGCGACGGCTTCTACCGCACGCCCAAGATCCACTACGACAAGGTGACGCTGACCGGGCGGCCGTTCTTCTACTTCGCCTACGGCGCGGCCTGCAGCGAGGTCGCGATCGACACGCTGACCGGGGAAAGCCGGCTTTTGAAGGTGGACATCCTGCACGACGTGGGCGCCTCGCTGAACCCGGCCATCGACATCGGCCAGATCGAAGGCGGCTTCATCCAGGGCGTGGGCTGGCTCACCACGGAGCAGTTGGTCTGGAACGACAAGGGCGCGCTGTCGACGCACGCCCCGAGCACCTACAAGATCCCCGCCACCGGCGACGTGCCCGAGCACTTCAGGATCGCGCTGTGGCACGAGGGCAACCGGGAGGACAACGTCGGCGGCAGCAAGGCCGTCGGCGAGCCGCCTTTCATGCTGGCCATCAGCGCCTGGGAAGCCCTGCGCGATGCGGTCGCGCAGGCGCGCGGCGACGGCCAGGCGCCGCTGGTCGCGCCCGCCACGGCGGAAAACGTCCTCCACGCGCTGATGAGCACCTGA
- the xdhA gene encoding xanthine dehydrogenase small subunit: protein MHSKTIRFIRRGELVALGNVPPDRTLLEVLREDLGATGTKEGCGEGDCGACTVVVAEEDGGRLRWRALNSCVQLAHAVDGRALWTVEDLAAGDGALHPAQEAMVECHGSQCGFCTPGFVMSLFGMYQNHVCRGRAITRELAQEELSGNLCRCTGYRPILDAAQRMGELPRVDVDDAALISSLQQIRHSVSAGMKTEESYLAPESLGELLAARAAHTQAQVVAGCTDAGLWITKQHQRFGQVLDVTRARELRRVEDYENHIAIGAAVTLSDAFDALVAQRPQLKTFANRFAGLPVRNAGTLGGNVANGSPIGDTMPLLIALNAQLVLMKQGGHRHLPLEAFYTGYRRNVLAPDELVAWILVPKPRSGEFLRAYKISKRFDDDISAVCLAVRMELREGRVADIGIGAGGVAATPVRTMRTEALLAGREWTADAAREAAQALRDEFQPISDMRASAAYRSTVLGNLVQRFWLETQGATSINLEQFSLREIAA, encoded by the coding sequence ATGCATTCCAAGACCATCCGATTCATCCGCCGTGGCGAGCTCGTCGCGCTGGGCAATGTACCACCCGACCGCACCCTGCTCGAGGTGCTGCGCGAGGACCTGGGCGCCACCGGAACCAAGGAAGGCTGCGGCGAAGGCGACTGCGGCGCCTGCACCGTGGTCGTCGCCGAAGAGGACGGCGGCCGGCTGCGCTGGCGCGCATTGAACAGCTGCGTCCAGCTCGCCCACGCCGTCGACGGGCGCGCGCTGTGGACGGTGGAAGACCTCGCGGCCGGCGATGGGGCGCTGCACCCGGCGCAGGAAGCCATGGTCGAGTGCCACGGCTCGCAATGCGGCTTCTGCACGCCCGGGTTCGTGATGAGCCTCTTCGGCATGTACCAGAACCATGTGTGCCGGGGCCGGGCGATCACGCGAGAGCTGGCGCAGGAAGAGCTCTCGGGGAATCTCTGCCGCTGCACGGGCTACCGGCCGATCCTGGATGCGGCGCAGAGGATGGGGGAGCTGCCGCGCGTCGATGTGGATGACGCCGCGCTCATCAGCAGCCTCCAGCAGATCCGTCACTCCGTTTCCGCGGGAATGAAGACGGAAGAGTCGTACCTCGCCCCTGAATCTCTCGGCGAGCTCCTGGCCGCCCGGGCCGCCCATACGCAAGCCCAGGTCGTCGCCGGCTGCACCGACGCCGGCCTCTGGATCACCAAGCAGCACCAGCGCTTCGGCCAGGTGCTCGACGTCACCCGCGCGCGGGAGCTGCGGCGCGTCGAGGACTACGAGAACCACATCGCCATCGGCGCGGCCGTGACGCTCAGCGATGCGTTCGACGCGCTGGTGGCGCAGCGGCCGCAGCTCAAGACCTTCGCCAACCGCTTCGCCGGCCTGCCGGTGCGCAACGCGGGCACGCTGGGCGGCAACGTCGCCAACGGCTCGCCGATCGGCGACACGATGCCGCTGCTGATCGCGCTGAACGCGCAACTCGTCCTCATGAAGCAGGGCGGGCACCGCCACCTGCCGCTCGAGGCCTTCTACACCGGCTACCGCCGCAACGTGCTCGCGCCCGACGAACTGGTCGCGTGGATCCTGGTGCCCAAGCCGCGGTCCGGCGAGTTCCTGCGGGCCTACAAGATCTCCAAGCGCTTCGACGACGACATCTCGGCCGTGTGCCTGGCCGTGCGGATGGAACTGCGCGAAGGACGCGTGGCGGACATCGGCATCGGCGCGGGCGGCGTGGCCGCCACGCCGGTGCGCACGATGCGGACCGAAGCCTTGCTGGCCGGCCGCGAATGGACGGCCGACGCGGCGCGCGAAGCCGCGCAAGCACTTCGCGACGAGTTCCAGCCCATCTCCGACATGCGCGCGAGCGCCGCCTACCGCAGCACCGTGCTGGGAAACCTGGTGCAGCGCTTCTGGCTGGAAACGCAAGGCGCCACGTCGATCAACCTCGAGCAGTTCAGCTTGCGGGAGATCGCGGCATGA